From Parasphaerochaeta coccoides DSM 17374, a single genomic window includes:
- the glpK gene encoding glycerol kinase GlpK, which yields MKFVGSLDQGTTSTRFIIFDEKGNIVASEQKEHRQIFPEPGWVEHDPAEIWENSCACIRGALGKAGLSGGDLSGTGITNQRETIIAWNRKTGEPYYHAVVWQDVRGATLIDALKKENSEQWLRERSGLLYSPYFSASKIAWLLENIPGLRPAAERGEAVFGTIDTWLMYNLTGRKTCVTDVTNASRYMLMDLRRREWDDDLLRLFAIPRQALPEIRPSVGEVYGYTEVSGPFAASIPVCGILGDQQAALFGQACFGKGEGKNTYGTGCFMLTNTGTVPVLSSSGLITTVAYQEKGRDALYALEGSVAVAGSLVQWTRDSLCLVKDVRELDHLAESVEDSGDVYMVPAFSGLFAPWWRDDARGVIVGLTGYATRAHICRAVLESTAFQVKDIAEAMEKDSGITLGTLKADGGLTNSKPLMKFQADLLGIPVIRPQVVETTALGAAYAAGLTAGVWETLGEVRTQWQEGCRWEPHMDEETRSRKLRQWYKAVDRSLGWMSE from the coding sequence ATGAAATTCGTGGGTTCATTGGATCAGGGTACGACCAGCACCCGTTTCATCATTTTTGATGAGAAAGGGAATATTGTTGCGTCGGAACAGAAAGAGCACCGGCAGATTTTTCCTGAACCCGGATGGGTAGAGCATGACCCGGCAGAGATATGGGAGAACAGTTGTGCCTGTATCCGCGGGGCTTTGGGGAAAGCAGGTCTTTCCGGCGGTGATTTGTCCGGGACGGGCATAACCAACCAGCGTGAAACCATCATAGCGTGGAACCGGAAGACAGGGGAACCTTATTACCATGCCGTTGTCTGGCAGGATGTCCGCGGCGCAACTCTGATTGATGCCTTGAAGAAAGAAAACAGTGAGCAATGGCTGCGTGAGCGCAGTGGATTGCTCTACAGTCCGTATTTTTCCGCCAGCAAGATTGCGTGGCTGCTTGAGAACATTCCCGGTCTCCGCCCCGCCGCAGAGAGAGGCGAGGCGGTGTTCGGTACCATTGATACATGGCTGATGTACAACCTGACAGGCAGGAAAACCTGCGTGACTGATGTGACCAATGCTTCCCGCTACATGCTGATGGATTTGAGACGCCGGGAATGGGATGATGATCTCCTGCGCCTTTTTGCTATTCCCCGGCAGGCTCTCCCTGAGATCCGGCCTTCGGTAGGAGAGGTATATGGATACACCGAGGTTTCAGGGCCCTTTGCCGCGTCCATTCCTGTGTGCGGCATTCTGGGCGACCAGCAGGCGGCGTTGTTCGGGCAGGCGTGCTTTGGCAAGGGTGAAGGAAAGAACACCTATGGTACGGGATGCTTCATGCTGACCAATACCGGTACTGTTCCGGTTCTTTCTTCCAGCGGCCTCATAACTACTGTCGCCTATCAGGAGAAAGGAAGGGATGCCCTGTATGCCCTTGAAGGTTCGGTCGCGGTCGCCGGTTCCCTGGTGCAGTGGACGCGGGACAGTCTCTGTCTGGTGAAGGATGTTCGTGAGCTTGACCATCTGGCGGAAAGCGTCGAGGATTCCGGAGATGTCTACATGGTTCCTGCTTTCAGTGGTCTCTTTGCTCCGTGGTGGAGAGATGATGCCCGTGGCGTCATAGTCGGGCTTACCGGGTATGCTACCCGCGCCCATATCTGCCGCGCAGTGCTTGAGTCCACCGCGTTCCAGGTCAAGGACATAGCCGAGGCAATGGAGAAGGACAGCGGCATCACGCTGGGGACGCTCAAGGCGGACGGTGGTCTGACGAACAGTAAGCCGCTGATGAAATTCCAGGCTGACCTGCTCGGTATCCCGGTGATTCGTCCCCAGGTCGTTGAAACGACTGCCTTGGGCGCCGCGTATGCCGCTGGACTGACCGCAGGCGTGTGGGAAACCTTGGGGGAAGTCAGGACTCAATGGCAGGAGGGCTGTCGCTGGGAGCCGCATATGGATGAGGAGACACGCTCGCGGAAGCTCCGGCAATGGTACAAGGCGGTGGATCGCTCCCTGGGTTGGATGAGTGAATAG
- the fabV gene encoding enoyl-ACP reductase FabV, with protein sequence MNENKVVIQKKVIRNISLTAHPAGCARYVRDLIEQARSLANGSSPDKRYLTVTGLSLPKRVLVIGGSTGYGLASRVVAAFCGGADTIGVSFERLPTESKTATPGWYATHVFDQEARKTGSGSVSLYGDAFAMETKEKVAQAIKETCEGGQVDMVVYSIASPVRTDPQTGVTYQSVLKTVGEPYESLSLDIPLEKIISVTVPVATGEQVAETVKVMGGEDWMLWMEYLKEQGVLASGVKTIAYSYIGPEKTYPIYRHGSIGMAKRNLEETVPRIDGLLASLDGKAYVSVNKALVTRASFVIPVVPLYMALLYQIMQEKNLHEGCLEQAYRLFTEKLYGVDAVATDEMGRIRLDDWEMRRDVQEDVDAAWLLQKDGEKIAGGNVISCVQEYDRLHGFGYEDIDYNLPIDPREIL encoded by the coding sequence ATGAACGAAAACAAAGTCGTCATCCAGAAAAAAGTGATACGCAATATCTCGCTGACCGCTCATCCTGCCGGATGCGCGCGCTATGTCCGTGACCTGATTGAACAGGCACGGAGCCTTGCCAATGGGTCTTCCCCGGATAAAAGATACCTGACTGTCACGGGTCTTTCCCTGCCCAAGCGTGTCTTGGTAATTGGAGGCTCCACCGGGTACGGGCTTGCCTCCCGTGTCGTGGCAGCTTTCTGTGGCGGTGCGGACACCATAGGCGTTTCCTTTGAGCGGCTGCCCACGGAAAGCAAGACTGCTACTCCGGGTTGGTATGCCACCCATGTCTTTGACCAGGAAGCCCGTAAAACAGGTAGTGGCTCTGTTTCCCTCTACGGTGATGCCTTTGCCATGGAAACCAAGGAAAAGGTGGCACAAGCGATAAAGGAGACGTGTGAGGGAGGCCAGGTGGACATGGTCGTCTACAGCATAGCTTCCCCGGTACGCACGGATCCGCAAACAGGAGTCACCTATCAGTCAGTACTCAAGACGGTAGGGGAACCTTATGAATCGCTTTCGCTGGACATTCCACTGGAAAAGATAATATCGGTCACTGTTCCTGTGGCGACAGGAGAGCAGGTCGCTGAAACCGTGAAAGTCATGGGAGGTGAGGACTGGATGCTCTGGATGGAGTATCTGAAGGAGCAGGGAGTGCTTGCTTCTGGAGTGAAAACGATTGCCTATTCCTACATTGGCCCTGAAAAAACATATCCTATTTACCGTCATGGTTCCATTGGCATGGCAAAACGCAATCTTGAGGAAACCGTGCCGCGTATTGACGGCTTGCTGGCTTCTCTGGACGGCAAGGCATATGTATCGGTCAACAAGGCGTTGGTCACACGCGCCAGTTTCGTCATCCCCGTGGTGCCATTGTACATGGCTCTGCTCTATCAGATCATGCAGGAGAAGAATCTCCATGAGGGGTGTCTGGAGCAGGCATACCGGCTGTTCACTGAAAAACTGTATGGCGTGGACGCTGTGGCTACAGATGAAATGGGCAGGATACGTCTTGACGATTGGGAGATGCGGCGTGATGTGCAGGAAGACGTTGACGCAGCCTGGCTTCTCCAGAAAGATGGGGAGAAGATTGCGGGAGGCAATGTCATCTCGTGCGTTCAGGAATATGACAGACTCCATGGTTTCGGATATGAGGACATAGACTACAATCTACCCATCGACCCGCGTGAAATACTGTGA
- the fabZ gene encoding 3-hydroxyacyl-ACP dehydratase FabZ has product MSQYRTPQELLPHRPPFLFVDGLDEVSPGKVVGHKTFGEDEFFFAGHFPSYPVVPGVILVETMAQCGGAGLVEAGIYPPGVIFFLATVDKVKFRHQVRPGDTVVMTVHDEKLSNRIIRQRGILEVGGKLAVEATWMCIISDGASITAQQGNRKGNRI; this is encoded by the coding sequence ATGAGCCAGTACAGGACACCACAAGAATTGCTGCCGCATCGTCCGCCTTTCCTCTTTGTCGATGGATTGGACGAGGTATCACCGGGGAAGGTCGTAGGACACAAGACTTTCGGTGAAGATGAGTTTTTCTTTGCGGGACATTTTCCTTCATATCCGGTGGTGCCGGGAGTCATCCTGGTTGAAACCATGGCACAATGCGGCGGTGCGGGTTTGGTTGAAGCGGGGATATACCCGCCGGGAGTGATTTTTTTTCTGGCGACAGTGGACAAGGTGAAGTTCCGCCATCAGGTTCGTCCGGGCGACACGGTTGTGATGACCGTCCATGACGAAAAACTTTCAAATAGGATTATCCGCCAGAGAGGTATCCTTGAGGTGGGCGGAAAGCTGGCCGTCGAAGCCACGTGGATGTGCATTATCAGTGATGGCGCAAGCATCACCGCGCAGCAAGGAAACAGAAAAGGAAACAGAATATGA
- the fabF gene encoding beta-ketoacyl-ACP synthase II has translation MSAVRRVVVTGMGIVSPLGNRIDTFWDNIHSGICGIGPLDRFDVSDYPARIAGQVRDFDYSDLIESKAARSMADFTIYAVYAAIQAMEQAGFEPDGAGGWDPFRSAVHLGNGIGGFEVVEDNLRKLFERGPRSVSPLTIPKLITNEGAGNIAMRYGIKGPALTIATACASGTDAVGAAFHAVRHGQVDMSLTGGSEGAITQLAVSGFCRLHALSTAYNDTPLTACRPFDATRDGFILGEGAGMLVLEELSHARARGARILGEITGYGATCDAYHLTSPNPDGDGAMRAMKAAIDESGIPVEKIDYINAHGTSTPVNDVIETKAIKRLFGDHAYKLRVSSTKSMTSHMVGAAGAVEAIVSLLALKEQFYPCTLNLNTPDPACDLDYVPNTGVEDKMTWALSESLGFGGHNGALVFRRYEE, from the coding sequence ATGAGCGCAGTACGTAGAGTGGTAGTGACGGGGATGGGAATAGTCTCTCCTCTGGGCAACAGGATTGATACGTTTTGGGATAATATCCATTCCGGCATATGCGGAATCGGCCCATTGGACAGGTTTGACGTTTCCGACTACCCGGCCAGGATAGCGGGACAAGTGAGGGACTTTGACTATTCCGACCTGATAGAATCCAAGGCGGCGCGTTCCATGGCTGATTTCACCATATATGCCGTGTACGCGGCAATCCAGGCTATGGAACAGGCAGGCTTTGAACCTGACGGAGCAGGGGGTTGGGATCCTTTCCGCAGCGCGGTACATTTGGGCAACGGTATTGGCGGCTTTGAAGTGGTGGAAGATAACCTCCGCAAACTTTTCGAACGAGGGCCTCGGTCAGTTTCTCCGCTGACCATTCCCAAGCTGATTACCAATGAAGGAGCGGGGAACATAGCCATGCGCTATGGCATCAAGGGGCCTGCCCTCACCATAGCCACCGCCTGCGCATCCGGTACTGATGCCGTGGGCGCCGCCTTCCATGCAGTCCGGCACGGTCAGGTTGACATGTCGCTTACAGGCGGTTCGGAAGGGGCAATCACGCAACTGGCGGTCAGCGGATTTTGCCGCCTGCACGCCCTGTCCACTGCATACAATGATACACCGCTTACCGCCTGCCGTCCGTTTGACGCTACCCGTGACGGGTTTATCCTGGGAGAGGGAGCCGGTATGCTTGTACTGGAAGAACTTTCCCATGCCCGTGCCCGCGGCGCACGCATCCTGGGAGAGATTACCGGTTATGGCGCTACCTGCGACGCCTACCATCTCACATCTCCCAATCCTGATGGTGACGGAGCCATGCGAGCCATGAAAGCGGCAATCGATGAAAGCGGCATCCCCGTGGAGAAAATCGACTATATCAACGCCCACGGCACATCCACCCCGGTCAATGATGTAATAGAGACAAAGGCAATCAAAAGACTGTTCGGCGACCATGCCTACAAGCTCAGGGTATCATCCACCAAATCAATGACATCCCATATGGTTGGCGCCGCCGGAGCCGTGGAAGCCATAGTCAGTCTGCTGGCTCTGAAGGAACAGTTCTATCCCTGCACCTTGAACCTGAATACGCCTGACCCTGCCTGCGACCTGGACTATGTACCAAATACAGGCGTGGAAGATAAGATGACGTGGGCATTGAGTGAGTCCCTTGGATTCGGGGGTCACAATGGAGCATTGGTGTTCCGCAGATATGAAGAATAA
- the fabG gene encoding 3-oxoacyl-[acyl-carrier-protein] reductase, with the protein MDEKTGKTGKTCMCRGELPGRKALVTGGSRGIGHAIVAKLLSEGADVWYVSRNQSREHNALEDAAECSGGRVTWVGCDISDSDALEKAADRVLAEAGRVDILVNNAGITRDGLIMRMNRDAWDNVLQVNLTSAFVLCRKLARSMARTGGVIINMSSVVGLTGNGGQANYAASKAGLIGFSKSMARELASRNVRVNVVAPGFIDTEMTAVLPDTVKEDLMKKIPLGRLGKVEDVAQAVAFLVSDRASYITGHVLTVDGGMAM; encoded by the coding sequence ATGGATGAAAAGACTGGCAAGACCGGCAAGACGTGCATGTGTCGCGGCGAGTTGCCCGGCAGGAAAGCATTGGTCACCGGCGGGTCGCGGGGCATAGGCCATGCCATTGTCGCAAAACTCCTTTCCGAAGGAGCCGATGTCTGGTATGTGTCACGAAACCAGAGCAGGGAGCATAATGCCCTTGAAGATGCCGCCGAATGTTCAGGAGGCCGGGTGACATGGGTCGGCTGCGACATATCTGACTCAGACGCGCTTGAAAAAGCGGCGGACAGGGTTTTGGCTGAAGCCGGTCGTGTCGATATCCTTGTCAACAACGCGGGAATCACACGAGATGGCCTGATCATGCGGATGAACCGTGATGCCTGGGACAATGTCCTTCAGGTGAACTTGACCAGTGCTTTCGTCCTGTGCCGCAAGCTGGCCAGGAGCATGGCAAGGACGGGAGGCGTCATCATCAACATGTCTTCAGTCGTCGGACTGACGGGAAATGGAGGCCAGGCGAACTACGCGGCTTCCAAAGCGGGTCTCATTGGTTTCTCCAAGAGCATGGCAAGAGAGCTTGCTTCCCGCAATGTGCGGGTCAATGTCGTGGCTCCCGGATTCATCGACACAGAAATGACCGCGGTTCTTCCTGATACGGTGAAGGAGGATCTGATGAAAAAGATACCCCTTGGTCGTCTGGGAAAAGTGGAGGATGTCGCGCAAGCCGTCGCGTTTTTGGTTTCTGACAGAGCGTCATATATCACCGGCCATGTCCTGACTGTGGACGGTGGCATGGCAATGTAG
- a CDS encoding ACP S-malonyltransferase has product MKTKEKPEVRYAMLHPGQGAQNPGMALDLYTASPAVRKLFSMASDIASKNLFTVMASGTEEELKKTENTQLAVALASRAAVIRAGELGIETACCAGFSLGELPALVCAGVLDDERLFSILVERGRCMSQAVEMLCADGVRPGMAVVIGLGFSRVKEILEEENVQGIYCANDNSPAQVVLAGDVGKMDALAGVLIARGARRVMPLKVSGPFHTPLMEKAVEPFATFLEGISFSEPVLPIASSVSGEWVESGADARHNCAIQLSSPVVWTRVMDALRQRQRELGFSCLLETGPGTVLAGLWGREAACPVYPGGTENDLQGISLQGIKGKENG; this is encoded by the coding sequence ATGAAAACGAAAGAAAAACCAGAAGTACGGTACGCCATGCTTCATCCTGGCCAGGGAGCGCAAAACCCCGGCATGGCTCTTGATCTTTATACCGCCTCACCTGCGGTACGGAAGCTTTTCAGCATGGCTTCTGACATCGCCAGCAAGAATCTTTTCACAGTGATGGCCAGCGGGACAGAAGAAGAATTAAAGAAAACTGAAAATACTCAACTTGCCGTCGCCTTGGCGTCTCGTGCCGCAGTGATTCGTGCCGGAGAGCTGGGAATTGAGACAGCCTGCTGCGCTGGTTTCAGCCTTGGAGAATTGCCAGCTCTTGTATGCGCTGGTGTTCTTGATGACGAAAGGCTTTTTTCCATCTTGGTGGAGAGAGGCCGATGTATGTCCCAAGCCGTGGAGATGCTGTGCGCCGACGGGGTGCGTCCAGGGATGGCGGTGGTGATAGGTCTGGGGTTTTCCAGGGTGAAGGAAATCCTTGAAGAAGAAAACGTACAGGGAATCTACTGTGCCAATGACAACAGTCCTGCCCAGGTGGTGCTTGCCGGAGACGTAGGGAAGATGGACGCCCTGGCGGGTGTACTCATAGCCCGCGGAGCCCGTCGCGTCATGCCGCTCAAGGTCTCCGGCCCTTTCCATACGCCATTGATGGAGAAGGCGGTGGAACCATTTGCCACGTTCCTGGAGGGTATCAGCTTTTCAGAGCCGGTTCTTCCCATTGCTTCATCGGTCAGCGGGGAATGGGTGGAAAGCGGCGCGGATGCCCGTCATAACTGCGCCATTCAGCTAAGCTCTCCGGTCGTATGGACAAGGGTGATGGACGCTCTGCGGCAAAGACAACGGGAACTGGGATTCTCCTGTCTCCTGGAAACCGGGCCCGGCACGGTTCTTGCCGGATTATGGGGACGCGAAGCGGCATGTCCCGTGTATCCGGGCGGTACGGAAAATGACCTTCAAGGCATCAGCTTACAAGGAATCAAGGGGAAGGAAAATGGATGA
- the accB gene encoding acetyl-CoA carboxylase biotin carboxyl carrier protein, giving the protein MKIPTIAELLEIFERNTTGELDFSCPEYSLALKKPSTVLPSPFPIGATSPASSAGSVVAPSSGQAANQAAGQAVGQTADKAPDENSNLMTVTAPLVGVFYLTPAPDASPYVEQGSKVTKGTTICAIEAMKLYNELTADYDCEIVSIRASQGTLVEFGQPLFEVRRT; this is encoded by the coding sequence ATGAAAATTCCTACTATTGCTGAGCTTCTGGAAATCTTTGAACGCAACACCACGGGAGAGCTGGACTTCTCCTGCCCGGAATACTCCCTGGCGTTGAAAAAACCATCCACCGTCCTTCCCTCCCCCTTTCCCATTGGTGCCACATCACCCGCATCATCCGCTGGTTCAGTGGTTGCTCCGTCCTCTGGACAAGCGGCTAATCAAGCTGCTGGGCAAGCTGTTGGACAAACTGCTGACAAGGCTCCAGACGAAAATTCCAACCTGATGACCGTCACCGCTCCCTTGGTCGGGGTATTCTACCTGACCCCGGCTCCTGATGCGTCCCCTTATGTGGAACAGGGCAGCAAGGTGACCAAAGGGACAACCATCTGCGCCATTGAAGCCATGAAGCTGTACAATGAACTGACCGCTGATTATGACTGTGAAATCGTCTCCATCCGGGCGTCCCAGGGTACGCTGGTGGAGTTCGGGCAACCTTTGTTCGAGGTGCGGCGGACATGA
- a CDS encoding acetyl-CoA carboxylase biotin carboxylase subunit, whose product MSRDQKKIRTLLIANRGEIAVRIIRTCRDMGIRSVVAYSQADADSLAVAMADHAVCIGPADTQSSYLMQDNIIMAACVFRCDAIHPGVGFLSENAGFARAAEEAGLIFIGPCPRTISLLGDKLQARMTARNAGLKILPGSDAPVAGEAEACKLAEEIGYPVMIKAANGGGGRGIRIVRSSDELKKILPVAAREARGAFGDAALLIEKYLDHPRHVEAQLLGDGQGGAIFLGLRDCSLQKQHQKLLEESPAPALPEAIHDGMRDASLHLFRSLSYRGAGTVEFLYQDGAFYFLEVNARLQVEHTVSEIIYGTDLVRQQILLASGFPFSPEIMPSSSRGHALECRICARGPGKIHMLRLPSGPGVRVDAHIHEGYNVPACYDSLLAKIITYAPDRETCISIMLRALAELEVGGIETNRDEQMMLVSSTEFRAARLDTTLYGKLTAETGKGKNHE is encoded by the coding sequence ATGAGCCGCGACCAGAAAAAGATACGGACACTCCTCATTGCAAACCGAGGGGAGATAGCGGTGCGCATCATACGCACCTGCCGGGACATGGGCATCCGGAGCGTTGTAGCCTACTCCCAGGCGGACGCGGATTCCCTGGCAGTGGCCATGGCAGACCACGCGGTATGCATTGGCCCGGCGGATACCCAGAGCAGTTATCTGATGCAGGACAACATCATCATGGCCGCGTGCGTCTTCCGGTGTGATGCAATCCATCCCGGTGTCGGGTTTCTCTCAGAGAATGCCGGATTCGCACGCGCGGCAGAGGAAGCGGGACTCATCTTCATAGGGCCTTGTCCCCGAACCATCTCCCTGCTGGGTGACAAACTCCAGGCACGCATGACCGCCAGGAATGCGGGATTGAAAATCCTCCCCGGCAGCGATGCTCCCGTAGCAGGAGAGGCGGAAGCCTGCAAACTGGCTGAGGAAATCGGCTACCCGGTGATGATCAAGGCGGCAAACGGAGGAGGCGGGCGCGGAATCCGCATTGTCCGGTCTTCTGATGAACTGAAGAAAATCCTGCCTGTGGCAGCCAGGGAAGCTCGCGGAGCTTTCGGAGATGCCGCGCTGCTGATAGAGAAATACCTGGATCATCCGCGTCATGTTGAGGCTCAGCTTCTCGGAGACGGTCAGGGAGGAGCCATCTTCCTTGGCCTGCGTGACTGCTCCCTCCAGAAACAGCATCAGAAGCTGCTTGAGGAAAGCCCTGCCCCTGCCCTGCCTGAAGCTATCCATGACGGAATGCGGGATGCTTCCCTCCATCTGTTCCGTTCCCTGTCTTATCGCGGAGCCGGAACCGTGGAGTTCCTCTACCAAGACGGTGCCTTTTATTTCCTGGAAGTAAACGCCCGTCTCCAGGTCGAACATACGGTCAGTGAAATAATCTACGGTACGGATTTGGTTCGTCAACAGATACTGCTGGCCTCCGGCTTTCCCTTCTCCCCTGAAATCATGCCATCCTCTTCCCGTGGGCATGCCCTGGAATGCCGCATATGTGCCAGGGGGCCAGGAAAGATACACATGCTCCGCCTGCCATCCGGTCCCGGCGTGCGGGTCGATGCCCATATCCATGAAGGCTATAACGTACCCGCCTGCTATGACAGCCTGCTGGCAAAGATTATCACCTATGCTCCGGACAGGGAGACGTGCATTTCCATCATGCTCCGCGCCCTGGCGGAGCTGGAAGTCGGGGGCATAGAAACCAACAGGGATGAGCAGATGATGCTTGTTTCCTCCACAGAGTTCCGTGCCGCGCGGCTTGATACAACTCTCTATGGAAAGCTGACCGCCGAAACAGGGAAAGGAAAAAACCATGAATGA
- a CDS encoding acetyl-CoA carboxylase carboxyltransferase subunit beta: MNDGNRQCAVCHRESPVQQWRENWNVCPCCDHHETLSTLERISLIADTGTFLWHEDTLGKRNPIGMAGYEEKLDQNALKAHQEEAVVTGSCLIGGRPAIIGIMSFLFMGGSMGTVVGERITRLLLDGAQTRTPVILFTASGGARMQEGIFSLMQMSRTSAAAALLEEAKVPLIIVLTHPTTGGVTASFAMLGDITLAEPEALIGFAGPRVIEGTIGQKLPEGFQTAEFQMEHGFIDSIVPRSRLKDTLAWLLKVHTTKPHATKEHATKPHVTEEANHD, from the coding sequence ATGAATGACGGAAACCGACAATGCGCTGTGTGCCACAGGGAGTCTCCGGTACAGCAGTGGAGGGAAAACTGGAACGTCTGTCCCTGCTGCGACCACCATGAGACTCTGTCCACCCTGGAGAGAATTTCCTTGATTGCGGATACGGGTACATTCCTGTGGCATGAAGACACGCTCGGAAAGAGGAACCCCATAGGCATGGCGGGCTATGAAGAAAAACTCGACCAGAACGCGCTTAAAGCCCACCAGGAAGAAGCAGTGGTCACTGGTTCCTGCCTGATTGGAGGCAGACCGGCCATCATAGGCATCATGTCTTTCCTTTTCATGGGCGGCAGCATGGGCACCGTGGTGGGAGAACGCATCACACGGCTCCTGCTTGATGGCGCACAAACCCGAACTCCGGTGATACTTTTTACCGCTTCAGGTGGAGCGCGGATGCAGGAAGGCATCTTTTCTCTGATGCAGATGTCCCGTACCAGCGCGGCGGCTGCCCTTCTGGAAGAAGCAAAAGTTCCTTTGATCATTGTCCTCACCCATCCCACCACCGGCGGTGTGACCGCGTCCTTTGCCATGCTGGGGGATATCACCCTGGCGGAACCTGAAGCCTTGATAGGCTTTGCGGGACCCAGGGTAATTGAAGGCACGATAGGACAGAAGTTGCCGGAAGGCTTTCAGACGGCAGAATTTCAGATGGAACATGGCTTCATTGATTCCATTGTACCCCGTTCCCGATTGAAGGACACTCTTGCATGGCTTTTGAAGGTACATACGACAAAGCCACACGCGACAAAGGAACACGCAACAAAGCCCCATGTGACAGAGGAGGCGAACCATGACTGA
- a CDS encoding acetyl-CoA carboxylase carboxyltransferase subunit alpha codes for MTENKGSIAHDATDVPVDDTANVPVEKIHPGVIHSGIDEATMNARSAWECVTLSRRPGRPGAATYIDLICDGFMELHGDRLYGDDPAMLGGIGTVDGIPMTFIGNRKGTNLKENIAANYGMSNPEGYRKALRLARQAEKFQRPVICFIDTPGAYPGLGAEERGIGEAIAANLKVFSTLKTIVLCFILGEGGSGGALGIGVGDKLYMLENSVYSVITPEGFASILLRDASRAKEAAVTMKMTSKDLKRFNLINDIIPEAPEGAHANPGLSAQAIKKIILRDVATLSAHPVSSIVRYRMRKITGMGATVCPVIILDHPEIHD; via the coding sequence ATGACTGAAAACAAAGGTTCCATAGCACACGACGCAACCGATGTTCCGGTTGATGATACGGCCAATGTGCCTGTGGAGAAAATCCATCCCGGCGTAATCCATTCAGGCATTGACGAAGCCACCATGAACGCGCGTTCCGCGTGGGAATGCGTCACACTCTCCCGTCGTCCGGGACGACCGGGAGCCGCAACCTACATTGACCTGATATGTGATGGATTCATGGAACTGCACGGTGACAGGCTCTACGGAGATGATCCGGCAATGCTCGGCGGTATCGGTACTGTAGACGGCATACCTATGACTTTCATAGGTAATCGCAAAGGCACGAACCTGAAAGAAAACATTGCCGCCAACTATGGCATGAGCAACCCGGAGGGATACAGAAAAGCATTGCGGCTTGCGCGTCAGGCTGAGAAGTTCCAGCGTCCGGTAATCTGCTTCATAGACACTCCGGGCGCCTATCCCGGCCTTGGCGCGGAGGAAAGAGGCATTGGTGAAGCGATTGCCGCCAACCTCAAGGTTTTCTCAACGCTGAAAACCATTGTCCTCTGCTTCATCCTGGGAGAAGGAGGCAGCGGAGGAGCCTTGGGCATTGGTGTCGGAGACAAGCTCTACATGCTGGAGAACTCGGTGTATTCAGTGATTACGCCGGAAGGCTTCGCCTCCATTTTGCTTCGTGATGCATCCAGAGCCAAGGAAGCGGCTGTGACGATGAAGATGACGTCCAAAGACCTGAAACGCTTCAATCTGATTAACGATATCATCCCTGAAGCCCCTGAAGGAGCGCATGCCAATCCTGGACTTTCAGCACAGGCGATAAAGAAGATAATCCTGCGTGATGTCGCCACCCTGTCCGCGCACCCCGTCAGCTCCATTGTCAGATACCGCATGAGAAAAATCACCGGCATGGGCGCTACTGTGTGTCCCGTGATAATCCTCGACCATCCTGAAATCCATGACTAG